Proteins encoded within one genomic window of Streptomyces taklimakanensis:
- a CDS encoding alpha/beta hydrolase, which produces MLLIAGGNSDAAVFKRLAAALAADHRVITYDPRGNSRSPLDGPPRDQRIEEHADDAYRLLGHLTGPDESAHVFGSCSGGLVALELAVRDRDRVRLTVAHEPPAMGLLPDSEDHLAFFDDVHETFRREGVAAALRELRHVFGDEPAPTLPEEHDNTAFFLAHTVRPATRFVPDLTALAAVADRVVVAGGRDSRTHTVHRPAVALAERLGRERVLFPGGHVGYARYPVEFAKQLVKVFTAPSGTVPSDRPGAED; this is translated from the coding sequence GTGCTGCTCATCGCGGGCGGCAACTCCGACGCTGCCGTCTTCAAACGCCTGGCCGCCGCCCTGGCCGCGGACCACCGCGTCATCACGTACGACCCGCGCGGCAATTCGCGCAGCCCTCTCGACGGCCCGCCGAGGGACCAGCGGATCGAGGAGCACGCCGACGACGCGTACCGTCTGCTCGGTCACCTCACCGGGCCCGACGAGTCCGCGCACGTCTTCGGAAGTTGCTCGGGTGGGCTCGTCGCACTCGAACTCGCGGTTCGCGACCGGGACCGGGTCCGCCTGACGGTCGCCCACGAACCGCCCGCGATGGGACTGCTGCCGGACTCCGAGGACCACCTGGCGTTCTTCGACGACGTCCACGAGACGTTCCGCCGCGAGGGAGTGGCGGCGGCCCTGCGCGAGCTCCGGCACGTGTTCGGAGACGAACCCGCGCCGACGCTGCCCGAGGAACACGACAACACCGCGTTCTTCCTGGCCCACACCGTCAGGCCGGCCACGCGTTTCGTACCCGACCTCACCGCGCTCGCGGCGGTGGCGGACCGGGTCGTCGTGGCAGGCGGTCGCGACTCGCGCACCCACACCGTCCACCGGCCCGCGGTCGCCCTCGCGGAGCGACTCGGTCGTGAACGGGTGCTGTTCCCCGGCGGCCACGTCGGCTACGCGAGGTACCCGGTCGAGTTCGCCAAGCAGCTCGTCAAGGTGTTCACGGCCCCGTCCGGCACGGTGCCTTCGGACCGCCCCGGCGCGGAAGACTGA